From one Erythrobacter sp. HKB08 genomic stretch:
- the rodA gene encoding rod shape-determining protein RodA: MNSIIPAPIARQPWAMLIPLFLLVTFGAAVLFSAAGGNMQPFASSHLIRFAVFLTMAVVMTQFSRGFVQFMAFPAYGITLLLLMAVEAIGAMGGGSQRWLELGFIRIQPSELMKPVLVLALAHFYSNLPSGLIQSWRSLVPAGILIAFPMALVLLQPDLGTSLAIAFGGAVVMFVAGLPLRWFVMGGVAAAIAAPLAFFFGLKEYQQRRVTTFLDPESDPLGAGYHITQSKIAIGSGGFSGKGFNQGSQSHLNYLPEPHTDFVFATMAEEWGLLGGFVVLLFFGLILRWGIQVAGRAKDRFSRLMAVGMVATIFFYVAINLMMVMGLAPVVGIPLPFMSHGGSSMMTNMICIGSLMMIDKWNRKKSGIVSD, translated from the coding sequence ATGAACTCGATCATTCCCGCGCCCATCGCCCGCCAGCCCTGGGCGATGCTCATCCCACTGTTCCTGCTGGTGACATTCGGCGCTGCGGTGCTGTTCTCCGCCGCTGGCGGCAATATGCAGCCTTTCGCCTCGTCGCACCTGATCCGCTTCGCCGTCTTCCTGACGATGGCGGTGGTGATGACGCAATTCTCGCGCGGTTTCGTCCAGTTCATGGCCTTCCCCGCCTACGGCATCACCCTGCTGCTGCTGATGGCGGTGGAGGCGATCGGGGCCATGGGCGGCGGCAGCCAGCGCTGGCTCGAACTCGGCTTCATTCGCATCCAGCCTTCCGAGCTGATGAAGCCGGTGCTGGTCCTCGCCCTCGCCCATTTCTATTCGAACCTGCCGTCGGGGCTGATCCAGAGCTGGCGCTCGCTCGTGCCTGCGGGGATCCTGATTGCATTCCCGATGGCACTGGTCCTGCTCCAGCCCGATCTCGGCACCTCGCTCGCCATCGCGTTCGGCGGGGCGGTCGTCATGTTCGTGGCAGGCCTCCCGCTGCGCTGGTTCGTGATGGGAGGGGTCGCTGCAGCAATCGCAGCGCCGCTCGCGTTCTTCTTCGGCCTCAAGGAATACCAGCAGCGCCGGGTGACGACCTTCCTCGACCCCGAAAGCGATCCGCTGGGGGCCGGATATCACATCACCCAGTCGAAGATTGCGATTGGTTCGGGCGGTTTCTCCGGCAAGGGGTTCAACCAGGGCTCGCAAAGCCACCTCAACTACCTGCCCGAGCCGCATACTGATTTCGTATTTGCGACCATGGCAGAGGAATGGGGTCTGCTCGGCGGCTTCGTCGTCCTCCTGTTCTTCGGCCTGATACTTCGCTGGGGCATCCAGGTCGCGGGGCGCGCGAAAGACAGGTTCTCGCGCCTGATGGCCGTCGGCATGGTCGCAACGATTTTCTTCTACGTCGCGATCAACCTGATGATGGTCATGGGCCTGGCGCCGGTCGTCGGCATCCCGCTGCCGTTCATGAGCCATGGCGGATCGTCGATGATGACCAACATGATCTGCATCGGCAGCCTGATGATGATCGACAAATGGAACCGCAAGAAAAGCGGGATCGTTTCCGACTGA
- the ribH gene encoding 6,7-dimethyl-8-ribityllumazine synthase, which yields MARFLIVEARFYDHLNDMLIAGAKAALQKAGHEVEVLTVPGALEIPGAISLAAESGQFDGFVAIGVVIRGETYHFEIVAGESARGIMALTMDGIPIGNGILTVENEQQAIVRADPAQKNKGGEAAEAALSLLDLQGRFAG from the coding sequence ATGGCGCGCTTCCTGATCGTCGAAGCCCGGTTCTACGACCACCTCAACGACATGCTCATCGCCGGCGCGAAAGCCGCGCTGCAGAAGGCTGGACATGAGGTCGAGGTCCTGACCGTTCCCGGGGCGCTCGAAATTCCGGGCGCAATCTCGCTTGCCGCCGAAAGCGGCCAGTTCGACGGCTTCGTTGCTATCGGCGTTGTCATTCGCGGCGAGACCTATCACTTCGAGATCGTCGCCGGTGAAAGCGCGCGCGGCATCATGGCGCTGACCATGGATGGCATTCCAATCGGTAACGGTATCCTCACCGTCGAGAACGAACAGCAGGCCATCGTCCGTGCCGATCCGGCGCAGAAGAACAAGGGCGGCGAAGCGGCCGAAGCGGCTCTTTCTCTGCTCGATCTTCAGGGCCGGTTTGCAGGCTAG
- a CDS encoding phage holin family protein: MLDGESTGPETPYTTPDEGVEDQPIRSLAEDVEALYEDGKTYVEAELAYQKTRARFVSTHAKAGAAFGIGAVFLFHMALIGLTVGAILSLSPIIGPLLATLAVVGVLLLIVGLLGYLAKKRFGRIPEAFDEKSS; this comes from the coding sequence ATGCTCGACGGGGAGAGCACCGGACCGGAAACGCCGTATACGACACCTGACGAGGGGGTAGAGGATCAGCCGATCCGCTCCCTCGCCGAGGATGTCGAGGCGCTTTACGAAGACGGCAAGACTTATGTCGAAGCCGAGCTCGCGTATCAGAAAACGCGGGCTCGCTTCGTATCGACCCATGCTAAGGCCGGTGCGGCCTTCGGTATCGGAGCGGTATTCCTGTTCCACATGGCGCTTATCGGGCTTACCGTTGGCGCCATCCTCAGCCTGTCGCCGATTATCGGGCCGCTGCTCGCAACGCTCGCTGTTGTCGGCGTGCTGCTCCTGATTGTGGGCCTGCTCGGATATCTTGCGAAGAAGCGCTTTGGCCGCATTCCCGAAGCGTTCGACGAGAAGTCGTCATGA
- the eno gene encoding phosphopyruvate hydratase: protein MTQIIDIHGREILDSRGNPTVEVDILLEDGSFGRAAVPSGASTGAHEAVELRDGDKTRYLGKGVTKAVDAVNGEIADHILGLDAEDQRDVDLAMMALDGTENKGRLGANAILGTSLAVAKAAANARGLPLYSYIGGVAAHVLPVPMMNIINGGEHADNPIDIQEFMIMPVGAESLAEGVRWGAEVFHTLKKGLSEKGLSTAVGDEGGFAPDLASTRDALDFIMESIEKAGFKPGSDIALALDCASTEFFADGRYDMAGEGTSLSSQEMAEYLAKLCDDYPIRSIEDGMGEDDFEGWKALTDLIGDRVQLVGDDLFVTNPSRLTMGIGKGLANSLLVKVNQIGTLTETLEAVNIAHRAGYTSVMSHRSGETEDATIADLAVATNCGQIKTGSLARSDRLAKYNQLIRIEEELGDSALYAGSNCFGRIAG, encoded by the coding sequence ATGACGCAGATCATCGATATTCACGGACGCGAAATTCTCGATAGCCGGGGCAATCCCACGGTCGAGGTCGATATCCTCCTCGAAGACGGCAGCTTCGGCCGCGCCGCAGTCCCCTCCGGCGCTTCGACCGGCGCGCACGAGGCTGTCGAACTTCGCGACGGCGACAAGACGCGCTATCTCGGTAAGGGCGTGACCAAGGCGGTGGACGCGGTGAACGGCGAGATCGCCGACCACATCCTCGGCCTCGATGCCGAAGACCAGCGCGATGTCGATCTTGCGATGATGGCGCTCGACGGGACGGAGAACAAGGGCCGCCTCGGCGCCAACGCGATTCTCGGGACCAGCCTCGCGGTTGCGAAGGCTGCCGCCAATGCGCGCGGCCTGCCGCTCTACAGCTACATTGGCGGCGTCGCAGCCCATGTCCTCCCGGTCCCGATGATGAACATCATCAATGGCGGCGAGCATGCCGACAACCCGATCGACATCCAGGAATTCATGATCATGCCGGTGGGCGCGGAATCGCTCGCTGAGGGCGTGCGCTGGGGTGCCGAGGTGTTCCACACGCTCAAGAAGGGCCTGTCGGAAAAGGGGCTGTCCACGGCGGTTGGCGACGAAGGCGGCTTCGCTCCGGATCTCGCCAGCACGCGTGATGCACTCGATTTCATCATGGAATCGATCGAGAAGGCCGGGTTCAAGCCGGGCAGCGACATCGCGCTCGCTCTCGACTGCGCTTCGACCGAATTCTTCGCCGATGGTCGCTACGACATGGCGGGCGAGGGCACTTCGCTCTCCTCGCAGGAAATGGCGGAGTATCTCGCCAAGCTGTGCGACGATTATCCGATCCGTTCGATCGAGGACGGCATGGGCGAAGACGATTTCGAAGGCTGGAAGGCGCTGACCGATCTCATCGGCGACCGGGTCCAGCTGGTCGGCGACGACCTCTTCGTGACCAATCCTTCGCGCCTTACCATGGGCATTGGCAAGGGCTTGGCGAACTCGCTGCTGGTGAAGGTCAACCAGATCGGCACGCTGACCGAGACGCTCGAAGCGGTGAATATTGCTCACCGTGCCGGCTACACCTCGGTCATGAGCCACCGTTCGGGTGAAACCGAGGATGCGACGATTGCCGACCTCGCGGTCGCAACCAACTGCGGGCAGATCAAGACCGGTTCGCTCGCACGGTCGGACCGGCTTGCGAAATACAACCAACTCATCCGCATCGAGGAGGAGCTGGGTGACAGCGCGCTCTACGCCGGCAGCAACTGCTTCGGCCGGATCGCGGGCTAA
- the carA gene encoding glutamine-hydrolyzing carbamoyl-phosphate synthase small subunit — MASAAFNPAQPKEATGCLVLADGTVIWGRGFGATGHAVGEVCFNTAMTGYQEVMTDPSYAAQIVTFTFPHIGNVGANPEDIESKVEGAVGCVVREPITPASNFRSTQEFSDWMKAQGKIGLSGVDTRALTRLIRKSGAPNAVIMHEPNGGFDIPELIKRAQEWPGLEGMDLAKRVTREKQEDWGGGYWRLGHGYGRADWNNKPHVVAVDYGSKDNIFRNLVKAGAKVTVVPAKTSLEDILALDPDGVFLSNGPGDPAATGEYAVPVIKALLERDMPLFGICLGHQMLALAAGAKTTKMHQGHRGANHPVQRVGEGWGETQGLVEITSMNHGFAVDADTLPEGVEQTHVSLFDGSNCGIAISGKKAFGVQYHPEASPGPQDSFYLFQKFVGMLG, encoded by the coding sequence ATGGCTTCTGCTGCCTTCAATCCTGCGCAACCCAAAGAGGCGACGGGCTGTCTCGTTCTGGCCGACGGAACGGTGATCTGGGGGCGCGGCTTCGGCGCGACCGGTCATGCGGTTGGCGAGGTGTGTTTCAACACCGCGATGACCGGCTACCAGGAAGTGATGACGGACCCGTCCTATGCGGCGCAGATCGTCACCTTCACCTTCCCGCATATCGGCAATGTCGGGGCGAACCCCGAAGATATCGAGAGCAAGGTCGAGGGCGCAGTCGGCTGCGTCGTGCGCGAGCCGATCACGCCGGCGAGCAATTTCCGCAGCACGCAGGAATTCTCCGACTGGATGAAGGCGCAGGGCAAGATCGGCCTCTCGGGCGTCGACACCCGCGCGCTGACCCGCCTGATCCGCAAGTCAGGCGCACCCAATGCGGTTATCATGCATGAGCCGAACGGCGGCTTCGACATTCCCGAACTGATCAAGCGCGCGCAGGAGTGGCCGGGCCTCGAAGGCATGGATCTCGCCAAGCGCGTGACCCGCGAGAAGCAGGAAGACTGGGGCGGCGGCTACTGGCGCCTCGGCCATGGCTACGGCCGCGCGGACTGGAACAACAAGCCGCATGTCGTGGCGGTCGACTATGGTTCGAAGGACAATATCTTCCGCAATCTCGTGAAAGCAGGCGCAAAGGTCACGGTGGTCCCGGCGAAGACATCGCTGGAGGATATCCTCGCGCTCGATCCCGATGGCGTGTTCCTGTCGAATGGCCCGGGCGATCCGGCGGCGACCGGCGAATATGCCGTCCCGGTGATCAAGGCACTGCTCGAGCGTGACATGCCGCTATTCGGCATCTGCCTCGGCCACCAAATGCTGGCGCTGGCGGCGGGTGCGAAGACGACCAAGATGCACCAGGGCCACCGCGGCGCGAACCACCCTGTCCAGCGCGTCGGCGAGGGCTGGGGCGAGACGCAGGGCCTCGTCGAGATCACCAGCATGAACCACGGCTTCGCAGTCGATGCCGACACGCTGCCCGAAGGCGTCGAGCAGACGCATGTCTCTCTGTTCGACGGCTCCAACTGCGGGATCGCGATTAGCGGCAAGAAGGCTTTCGGGGTGCAGTACCACCCCGAGGCTTCGCCGGGCCCGCAGGACAGTTTCTACCTATTTCAGAAGTTCGTCGGGATGCTTGGGTGA
- a CDS encoding phosphotransferase, which translates to MSDFPSHPDAVTPDWLTDCLRRDGRWNDVVVNDVGWQAIGTGQVGDSVRFTLRCDGEGPATLAGKFPAADETSRGTAVGFGLYAKEVGFYREIAPHLATRTPHCFAAHVSDDGSEFILLMEDCGPAEQGNQLEGCSDDHAREAMRQLAGLHGPSWGKQEWFAHDWLDQKPEMKAMLAAAYPQATAVFADRYRNDLPTELMEICHALGAHAEGWVQREADKRCLVHGDFRLDNMLFDIRGGAEPMATLDWQTLVASDGLVDVGYFLGAGIKPEQRERIGDELLGIYRKSLAAHGVERDEEEEARGLRWGALHGVSTAVFSAAFVERTERGDKMFLAMADGATRLARELDALQVLEEL; encoded by the coding sequence ATGAGCGATTTTCCTTCGCATCCGGATGCAGTTACGCCGGATTGGCTGACCGATTGCCTGCGCCGCGACGGGCGCTGGAACGACGTGGTGGTGAACGATGTTGGCTGGCAGGCCATCGGCACCGGCCAGGTCGGTGACAGCGTGCGCTTCACCTTGAGGTGCGACGGGGAAGGGCCTGCGACGCTAGCGGGCAAGTTCCCCGCGGCCGACGAAACGAGCAGGGGTACTGCGGTCGGTTTCGGTCTCTATGCGAAAGAGGTCGGGTTCTACCGAGAGATCGCGCCTCACCTTGCTACCCGCACGCCGCATTGCTTCGCCGCTCACGTGTCGGATGACGGCAGCGAGTTCATCCTCCTGATGGAAGACTGCGGTCCGGCAGAGCAGGGGAACCAGCTCGAAGGCTGCAGCGACGATCACGCGCGCGAGGCCATGCGGCAGCTGGCGGGACTGCACGGACCTAGCTGGGGCAAGCAGGAATGGTTCGCCCACGACTGGCTCGACCAGAAACCCGAGATGAAAGCGATGCTCGCCGCAGCCTATCCGCAGGCAACGGCGGTCTTCGCGGATCGCTACAGAAACGATCTCCCAACCGAATTGATGGAAATTTGCCACGCGCTCGGTGCGCATGCGGAAGGGTGGGTCCAGCGCGAGGCCGACAAGCGATGCCTCGTCCATGGCGACTTCCGTCTCGACAACATGCTGTTCGACATTCGCGGCGGGGCCGAACCCATGGCGACGCTCGACTGGCAGACACTCGTCGCGAGCGATGGGCTGGTCGATGTCGGCTATTTCCTCGGTGCAGGGATCAAGCCCGAGCAGCGCGAGCGGATCGGCGACGAACTGCTCGGCATCTATCGCAAGTCTCTCGCCGCGCATGGCGTTGAGCGAGACGAAGAAGAGGAAGCGCGCGGTCTCAGGTGGGGCGCGCTGCATGGCGTTTCGACCGCCGTGTTCAGCGCCGCTTTCGTCGAGAGGACCGAGCGCGGGGACAAGATGTTCCTCGCCATGGCCGATGGAGCAACGAGACTGGCGCGCGAGCTCGATGCGCTGCAGGTTCTGGAGGAATTGTAG
- the carB gene encoding carbamoyl-phosphate synthase large subunit — protein sequence MPKRTDISSILVIGAGPIIIGQACEFDYSGTQAIKALKEEGYRVILVNSNPATIMTDPEFADATYIEPITPEIVAKIIEKEKPDAVLPTMGGQTALNCALALFNDGTLEKHGVQMIGANADAIDKAENRQRFREAMDKIGLESARSGVANTVEEAYAVLERTGLPSIIRPSFTLGGTGGGIAYNKAEFERIVREGLDASPTTEVLIEESLLGWKEYEMEVVRDRKDNAIIICSIENVDPMGVHTGDSITVAPALTLTDKEYQIMRTASIEVLREIGVETGGSNVQFAVNPADGRLIVIEMNPRVSRSSALASKATGFPIARVAAKLAVGYTLDEIENEITGATPASFEPTIDYVVTKIPRFAFEKFKGTKAELATAMKSVGEVMAIGRNFQESVQKALRGLETGLDGFNRVPELEGVHRDVITAALSQRTPDRLLKVAQAFREGLSVEDIQPITGYDNWFLRQIEAIVYEEQMISHNGLPNTAAEMRRLKSMGFSDKRLATLAVRSVGVAGGMAETQARRSGLLHDALRAMAGATSEREVRDLRRKLGVEPVFKRIDSCAAEFEAITPYMYSTYEAPTFGEPEDEAYPSDRRKIVILGGGPNRIGQGIEFDYCCVHACFALQEAGFETIMVNCNPETVSTDYDTSDRLYFEPLTAEDVLEILRVEQQNGELVGVIVQFGGQTPLKLAQALEEEGIPILGTSPDAIDLAEDRERFAKLVNKLKLKQPDNGIAYSRDEAAAVAQRIGYPVLLRPSYVLGGRAMEIVDSEAQLDDYIRTAVNVSGDSPVLVDQYLRDAVECDVDVVCDGNEVRIAGVMQHIEEAGVHSGDSACTIPPYSLAPEIVEEMERQGEALARALNVVGLMNVQFAVKDGEVYLIEVNPRASRTVPFVAKAIGQPIAKIAARVMAGEPLASFPPFKRDLDYMAVKEAVFPFNRFPGADPVLTPEMRSTGEVMGIDADFPAAFLKSQLGAGVRLPRSGRAFVSVKESDKPVILPAVRILIEQGFEVVATGGTQRYLEEQGLPVERVNKVAEGQPHIVDRMIDGDIDLVFNTTEGWQSLVDSKSIRATALEMKIPYYTTAAASLAAAEAIRTVEPSQLEVRSMQDYYS from the coding sequence ATGCCCAAACGCACTGACATCTCCTCGATCCTCGTAATCGGCGCCGGCCCGATCATCATCGGCCAGGCCTGCGAGTTCGACTATTCCGGCACGCAGGCGATCAAGGCGCTGAAGGAAGAGGGCTACCGGGTCATCCTGGTGAACTCCAACCCGGCGACGATCATGACCGATCCGGAATTCGCCGATGCGACCTATATCGAGCCGATCACGCCGGAAATCGTCGCCAAGATCATCGAGAAGGAAAAGCCCGACGCGGTGCTTCCCACGATGGGCGGGCAGACTGCGCTGAACTGCGCGCTGGCTCTGTTCAACGACGGCACGCTCGAGAAACACGGCGTCCAGATGATCGGCGCGAATGCCGATGCGATCGACAAGGCGGAGAACCGCCAGCGCTTCCGCGAGGCGATGGACAAGATCGGCCTCGAAAGCGCGCGCAGCGGCGTCGCGAACACGGTCGAGGAAGCGTATGCGGTGCTCGAGCGCACCGGCCTGCCGTCCATCATCCGCCCGAGCTTTACGCTCGGCGGGACCGGCGGCGGCATCGCCTACAACAAGGCGGAATTCGAGCGGATCGTGCGCGAGGGCCTCGACGCATCGCCGACGACCGAGGTCCTGATCGAGGAATCGCTCCTCGGTTGGAAGGAATACGAGATGGAGGTGGTGCGCGACCGCAAGGACAACGCGATCATCATCTGCTCCATCGAGAACGTCGATCCGATGGGCGTGCACACGGGCGATTCCATCACCGTCGCCCCGGCGCTGACGCTGACCGACAAGGAATACCAGATCATGCGCACCGCCTCGATCGAGGTGTTGCGCGAAATCGGCGTCGAAACCGGCGGATCGAACGTCCAGTTCGCGGTTAATCCGGCGGATGGTCGCCTGATCGTGATCGAGATGAACCCGCGCGTCTCGCGGTCATCCGCGCTTGCGTCCAAGGCGACCGGCTTCCCGATCGCGCGCGTCGCGGCAAAACTGGCCGTAGGCTATACGCTCGACGAGATCGAGAACGAGATCACCGGGGCGACGCCGGCAAGTTTCGAGCCGACCATCGACTATGTCGTCACCAAGATCCCGCGTTTCGCTTTCGAGAAGTTCAAGGGCACCAAGGCCGAACTCGCGACCGCGATGAAGTCGGTCGGCGAGGTCATGGCGATCGGCCGCAACTTCCAGGAAAGCGTCCAGAAGGCGCTGCGTGGCCTGGAAACCGGGCTCGACGGGTTCAACCGCGTGCCGGAGCTCGAAGGCGTCCACCGCGATGTGATCACCGCCGCGCTTTCGCAGCGGACGCCGGATCGACTGCTCAAGGTCGCACAGGCCTTCCGCGAAGGGCTGAGCGTCGAGGATATCCAGCCGATCACCGGCTACGACAACTGGTTCCTCCGCCAGATCGAGGCGATCGTCTACGAAGAGCAGATGATCAGCCACAACGGCCTGCCGAACACGGCAGCCGAGATGCGCAGGCTGAAGTCGATGGGCTTTTCCGACAAGCGCCTTGCGACCCTCGCGGTCCGCTCGGTCGGAGTGGCGGGCGGCATGGCGGAAACGCAAGCGCGCCGCTCGGGCCTGCTGCACGATGCTTTGCGCGCAATGGCCGGCGCGACCAGCGAGCGCGAAGTGCGCGACCTGCGCCGCAAGCTCGGCGTGGAACCGGTGTTCAAGCGGATCGACAGCTGCGCGGCCGAGTTCGAGGCGATCACGCCCTACATGTACTCGACCTACGAAGCACCGACCTTCGGCGAGCCGGAGGACGAGGCCTATCCGTCGGACCGGCGCAAGATCGTCATCCTCGGCGGCGGTCCCAACCGGATCGGGCAGGGGATCGAATTCGACTACTGCTGCGTCCACGCATGTTTCGCGCTGCAGGAAGCCGGGTTCGAGACCATCATGGTCAACTGCAACCCGGAAACGGTTTCGACCGACTACGATACGTCCGACCGCCTCTATTTCGAGCCGCTGACCGCTGAGGACGTGCTCGAAATCCTGCGGGTCGAGCAGCAGAACGGCGAACTCGTCGGCGTCATCGTGCAATTCGGCGGGCAAACCCCGCTCAAGCTGGCGCAGGCGCTGGAAGAGGAGGGCATTCCGATCCTCGGCACCTCGCCCGATGCGATCGACCTCGCCGAAGACCGCGAGCGGTTCGCCAAGCTGGTCAACAAGCTGAAGCTCAAGCAGCCCGACAACGGCATTGCCTACAGCCGTGACGAGGCGGCGGCGGTCGCCCAGCGTATCGGCTACCCGGTGCTGCTGCGCCCGTCCTACGTCCTTGGTGGCCGCGCGATGGAGATTGTCGACAGCGAAGCGCAGCTCGACGACTACATCCGCACCGCGGTCAATGTATCGGGCGACAGCCCGGTGCTGGTCGACCAGTACTTGCGCGATGCCGTCGAATGCGATGTCGATGTCGTATGCGACGGCAACGAGGTCCGCATCGCGGGCGTTATGCAGCACATCGAGGAAGCCGGTGTCCACTCGGGCGACAGCGCTTGCACCATCCCGCCGTACTCGCTCGCGCCCGAAATCGTCGAGGAGATGGAACGCCAGGGCGAGGCTCTTGCTCGTGCGCTCAATGTCGTCGGCCTGATGAACGTGCAGTTCGCGGTTAAGGACGGCGAGGTATACCTGATCGAGGTGAACCCGCGTGCCAGCCGCACCGTGCCTTTCGTGGCGAAAGCCATCGGCCAGCCGATCGCAAAGATCGCCGCGCGCGTCATGGCGGGCGAACCGCTTGCGAGCTTCCCGCCGTTCAAGCGCGATCTCGACTACATGGCGGTCAAGGAAGCCGTGTTCCCGTTCAACCGCTTCCCCGGGGCCGACCCGGTACTTACGCCGGAAATGCGTTCGACCGGCGAGGTCATGGGGATCGATGCCGATTTCCCGGCAGCCTTCCTCAAGTCCCAGCTGGGCGCAGGAGTTCGCCTTCCGCGCAGCGGACGAGCCTTCGTCTCGGTCAAGGAAAGCGACAAGCCGGTCATCCTCCCGGCGGTGCGCATCCTGATTGAGCAGGGCTTCGAAGTCGTCGCCACCGGCGGCACGCAGCGCTATCTCGAGGAGCAGGGGCTCCCGGTCGAGCGGGTCAACAAGGTCGCCGAAGGGCAGCCGCACATTGTCGACCGGATGATCGATGGAGACATCGATCTCGTCTTCAACACGACCGAAGGCTGGCAGTCGCTGGTGGACTCAAAATCGATCCGCGCAACCGCGCTGGAGATGAAGATTCCCTACTACACGACCGCCGCCGCATCGCTCGCTGCAGCCGAGGCAATCCGCACTGTCGAACCGAGCCAGCTTGAAGTGCGCTCGATGCAAGACTATTATAGCTGA
- a CDS encoding DUF4170 domain-containing protein, with protein sequence MSDIKPVQKLFLVMGGRVTDPRSFEFQDPESIHVVGVFSDYDNAVEAWRANAQRTVDDAEMKYVVVPVHELLTPEG encoded by the coding sequence ATGTCCGATATCAAACCAGTCCAGAAGCTGTTCCTCGTGATGGGCGGCCGCGTGACCGATCCGCGCTCGTTCGAATTCCAGGATCCCGAAAGCATCCACGTGGTTGGCGTGTTCAGCGATTACGACAATGCCGTCGAAGCATGGCGCGCCAATGCGCAGCGCACGGTCGACGATGCGGAAATGAAATATGTCGTGGTTCCGGTCCACGAACTGCTCACCCCGGAAGGCTGA
- a CDS encoding GatB/YqeY domain-containing protein codes for MLRDDIKTATVSAMKAGDKERTAALRLIGAKIKDRDIEMRTSSKEVDDDALVIDVLQKMAKQRRESITMYVDGGREELAEQERAELAVIEEFLPKQMSEDETRAAINQIKQEIGAESIKDMGRVMAELKARHGTVLDMSKASSLVKESLG; via the coding sequence ATGCTCCGCGACGACATCAAGACCGCCACAGTTTCCGCCATGAAAGCAGGCGACAAGGAGCGCACCGCCGCCCTTCGCCTGATCGGCGCGAAGATCAAGGATCGCGATATCGAGATGCGCACGTCCTCGAAAGAGGTCGATGACGATGCGCTGGTGATCGATGTTTTGCAAAAAATGGCGAAGCAGCGCCGCGAATCGATAACCATGTATGTTGACGGTGGCCGCGAGGAACTCGCCGAGCAGGAGCGGGCCGAGCTGGCGGTTATCGAGGAATTCCTCCCCAAGCAGATGAGCGAGGACGAAACCCGCGCTGCGATTAACCAGATCAAGCAGGAAATCGGGGCCGAATCCATTAAGGATATGGGCCGCGTAATGGCGGAACTAAAGGCTCGCCACGGCACTGTTCTCGACATGAGCAAAGCCAGTTCGCTGGTGAAGGAGAGCCTTGGATGA
- the greA gene encoding transcription elongation factor GreA: MEKVPMLAEGYEKLTADLKALRAERPKIVDAIEEARAHGDLSENAEYHAAKERQGQIEAQIADIEDRVSRAQIIDPTTLSGDKVVFGATVTLLDEDDKPVKYQIVGQTEADAKGGRISYNSPLGRALIGKRVDDEIEVTVPSGDKFYLIEKIEYI, from the coding sequence ATGGAAAAGGTTCCGATGCTGGCCGAAGGCTATGAAAAGCTGACGGCTGACTTGAAGGCATTGCGCGCCGAGCGACCGAAGATCGTCGATGCGATCGAAGAAGCGCGCGCGCATGGCGACCTCTCCGAGAACGCCGAGTATCACGCGGCGAAGGAGCGTCAGGGTCAGATCGAAGCGCAGATCGCGGACATCGAAGACCGCGTCAGCCGCGCGCAGATCATCGATCCGACCACGCTTTCGGGCGACAAGGTGGTGTTCGGTGCGACCGTCACCTTGCTCGACGAAGACGACAAGCCGGTGAAATACCAGATCGTCGGCCAGACCGAGGCCGATGCAAAGGGTGGCCGGATTTCCTACAACTCGCCGCTCGGCCGTGCGCTGATCGGCAAGCGTGTCGATGACGAGATCGAAGTGACTGTCCCTTCGGGCGACAAGTTCTACCTGATCGAGAAGATCGAATACATCTGA
- a CDS encoding LuxR family transcriptional regulator has product MGPETSLEREIAQEDDVASVLQLVRDEAERLGFIREAYHFYPRFDVPTSPRAMIYADGFPKGFTDRYGDPDFRAKDPIPQYVMKSGNVAFWKDILEECKDVPGVAEFTQLAVEEGLIHGFGVPLFGPNNRNAYASFDFGRPVTSEDEDAILRIRTFAQIAHQRVCVLLDKAKEGPELSEREMEVLRWIVNGKSSGDIATIIGISPETIRTYTKRIYAKLGAHDRVGATLKALKLGLVIPS; this is encoded by the coding sequence GTGGGTCCTGAAACGAGCCTGGAGCGCGAGATCGCGCAGGAAGATGACGTGGCCAGCGTCCTCCAGCTTGTGCGCGATGAAGCCGAGAGGCTGGGCTTCATCCGCGAGGCCTATCATTTCTATCCGCGCTTCGACGTGCCGACATCGCCGCGGGCCATGATCTATGCCGACGGCTTCCCAAAAGGATTTACGGACAGGTATGGCGACCCCGATTTTCGCGCGAAGGACCCCATACCCCAGTACGTGATGAAATCGGGCAATGTCGCCTTCTGGAAAGACATTCTCGAGGAATGCAAGGACGTACCCGGAGTCGCTGAATTCACGCAGCTCGCAGTCGAGGAGGGGCTGATCCACGGTTTCGGGGTGCCACTGTTCGGGCCCAACAACCGCAACGCCTATGCCAGTTTCGACTTCGGCAGGCCGGTCACCAGCGAGGACGAAGACGCCATCCTGCGCATAAGGACCTTCGCCCAGATCGCGCATCAGCGAGTTTGCGTGCTGCTCGACAAGGCGAAGGAGGGACCGGAGCTTTCCGAGCGCGAGATGGAGGTCTTGCGCTGGATCGTGAACGGCAAATCATCCGGCGATATCGCAACGATCATCGGTATCTCGCCCGAGACCATCCGGACCTACACGAAGCGGATCTATGCGAAGTTAGGCGCACATGACCGCGTGGGCGCGACGCTTAAGGCGCTCAAGCTCGGCCTCGTGATTCCCAGCTGA